One Myxococcales bacterium genomic region harbors:
- a CDS encoding putative DNA-binding domain-containing protein: protein MKLADYQRALARAVRFRETPEELSRGVLGAGSLSPDSAIDVYRTMYWYRLVDALFDLLPRTAYLLGKRRFTELVCSALADSPSTFFALERLAAPVSRFLAAHPKTPPLTADVTRIEAAFVEALLSPNAEAPLLSRAHVSDPSFAARVARVHPSVRHVTVAPEALAIFVADPAEPEVDGADKGEPPSRAVHVVLSRPSMRVLSLVIDDAERELLQRDDVPIVSLIQTLAGPDGVPERAFSRLATWMSHGLLTLTEIPS from the coding sequence ATGAAGCTCGCCGACTACCAGCGGGCCCTCGCGCGCGCCGTGCGTTTCCGCGAGACCCCCGAGGAGCTGTCGCGGGGCGTCCTCGGGGCTGGCTCGCTCTCTCCGGACAGCGCCATCGACGTGTACCGGACCATGTATTGGTATCGGCTCGTCGATGCCCTCTTCGACCTCTTGCCGCGCACGGCCTACCTCCTCGGGAAGCGGAGGTTCACCGAGCTCGTGTGCTCCGCCCTCGCCGACTCTCCCTCGACGTTCTTCGCGCTCGAGCGGCTGGCGGCGCCCGTGTCTCGCTTCCTCGCCGCGCACCCCAAAACGCCACCCCTCACGGCCGACGTGACACGCATCGAGGCCGCGTTCGTCGAGGCCTTGCTCTCGCCGAACGCCGAGGCCCCGCTGCTGTCCCGGGCGCACGTCTCCGACCCGAGCTTCGCCGCGCGCGTAGCGAGGGTGCACCCGAGCGTTCGTCACGTGACCGTGGCGCCGGAGGCGCTCGCGATCTTCGTGGCCGACCCCGCCGAGCCCGAGGTCGACGGCGCCGACAAGGGTGAGCCGCCGTCCCGCGCGGTGCACGTCGTGCTCTCGCGGCCTTCGATGCGCGTGCTCTCTCTCGTGATCGACGACGCCGAGCGCGAGCTCCTCCAGCGGGACGACGTACCGATCGTCTCTTTGATCCAGACCCTCGCCGGGCCCGACGGGGTGCCCGAGCGAGCCTTTTCGCGATTGGCCACGTGGATGAGCCACGGCCTCCTCACCCTCACCGAGATCCCTTCATGA
- a CDS encoding PHP domain-containing protein, which produces MTAEDASLALDDDAGPFPDAGPTSDGGDDGGDDEPSDPHAARARLVVTTDRNAAPLALTPASTPEDAGAKLDASAAKTRAPDASAKDASSDASLDASPDSGNDTPDDPDAGDPDDESRRDEGEGLEGDAGQVSAPVLAATGKKKARTELVVFLGATPEATYGQLFRLLGQRVARVNGRVTGSRGGAVLYGVDDTGRAQVRAELGPEGTFDVLAPTAVDKWYAREGPSASAPTRFPPGTGWPLVLDMSPGGELEVHVIDEDTKERVPARLWVHGIEGTLDPSFGPDFRASGAGPLVDVLGGDLTTPVPKGRYRVQATHGLEWTIDAKTIDVTSGKRTTVDLALRHVVPTPHLIGCDLHVHARPSFDSLVSVEDRVTTLVTAGVEFAVPTEHNLVGDYGPTIQALSLGKRFTSVTGVEVTTFGPRYGHFGVFPYPVDQKVPPYKQVRAGQMFEAARKGDPTRVVQVNHPRLPKGIGYFTIVGFDPKSGVIPTRMRSDFDTIEVYNGYEIQNPAQVETVLKDWLSLLAHGHRYAATGSSDSHTVQYNWAGYPRTLARTEDPAGGAPGHPPDPKAVVAAIKAGRSIVTSGPVIELTVENGKPGDEVTMPAERESTTAHVVVRAAPWVDVTDIELVVDGRTFFRKAIESRPTGVGREPGTLAEAEKRAVRFESDITLALTPGTHFVVAAARGARKADDVLPFMPFQPMGFTNPVWVTRPVRNGP; this is translated from the coding sequence GTGACCGCCGAGGACGCCTCCCTCGCCCTCGACGACGACGCGGGCCCCTTCCCCGACGCGGGCCCCACCTCCGACGGCGGCGACGACGGCGGCGACGACGAGCCCAGCGACCCTCATGCGGCGCGCGCGCGCCTCGTCGTGACGACCGATCGCAACGCGGCGCCTCTCGCGCTCACCCCCGCGTCCACCCCCGAGGACGCTGGCGCGAAGCTCGACGCGTCGGCCGCCAAGACCCGCGCGCCGGACGCCTCGGCCAAAGACGCGAGCAGCGACGCGAGCCTCGACGCGAGCCCCGACTCCGGCAACGACACCCCCGACGACCCCGACGCCGGCGATCCCGACGACGAGAGCCGCCGCGACGAGGGCGAAGGGCTCGAGGGCGACGCAGGTCAGGTCTCGGCGCCCGTGCTCGCGGCGACAGGGAAAAAGAAGGCGCGCACCGAGCTCGTCGTGTTCCTGGGCGCGACCCCCGAGGCCACCTACGGCCAGCTCTTTCGCCTGCTCGGGCAGCGCGTGGCGCGCGTGAATGGGCGTGTCACCGGCTCACGCGGGGGCGCGGTGCTCTACGGCGTCGACGACACGGGCCGCGCTCAGGTGCGAGCGGAGCTCGGCCCCGAGGGCACGTTCGACGTGCTCGCCCCCACCGCAGTCGACAAGTGGTACGCCCGCGAGGGCCCGTCGGCGAGCGCCCCCACGCGCTTCCCCCCCGGCACGGGCTGGCCGCTCGTGCTCGACATGTCCCCCGGCGGCGAGCTCGAGGTCCACGTCATCGACGAGGACACGAAAGAGCGTGTGCCCGCGCGCCTCTGGGTCCACGGCATCGAGGGAACGCTCGACCCGTCGTTCGGGCCCGACTTTCGTGCGTCCGGCGCGGGCCCGCTGGTCGACGTGCTCGGGGGAGACCTCACGACGCCGGTACCCAAGGGGCGCTACCGCGTCCAGGCGACCCACGGGCTCGAGTGGACGATCGACGCGAAGACCATCGACGTGACCAGCGGCAAGCGCACCACCGTCGACCTCGCCCTCCGCCACGTCGTCCCGACGCCGCACTTGATCGGCTGCGATCTGCACGTTCACGCGCGCCCGAGCTTCGACTCCCTCGTCTCGGTCGAGGACCGCGTCACCACCTTGGTGACGGCGGGCGTCGAGTTCGCCGTGCCCACCGAGCACAACCTCGTCGGAGACTACGGGCCGACCATCCAGGCGCTCTCGCTCGGCAAGCGCTTCACGAGCGTGACGGGAGTCGAGGTCACCACGTTCGGGCCGAGGTACGGCCACTTCGGCGTGTTCCCCTACCCCGTCGACCAGAAGGTGCCGCCCTACAAACAGGTGCGCGCGGGCCAGATGTTCGAGGCCGCGCGGAAGGGCGATCCGACCCGCGTCGTGCAGGTGAACCACCCGCGCCTCCCGAAGGGCATTGGCTACTTCACCATCGTCGGCTTCGACCCGAAGTCGGGTGTCATCCCCACGCGCATGCGCTCCGACTTCGACACCATCGAGGTCTACAACGGCTACGAGATCCAGAACCCGGCGCAGGTCGAGACGGTCCTCAAAGACTGGCTCTCGCTCCTCGCGCACGGGCACAGGTACGCGGCCACCGGCAGCTCCGACTCGCACACCGTGCAGTACAACTGGGCCGGGTACCCGCGCACCCTCGCCCGCACCGAAGATCCGGCCGGCGGCGCCCCCGGGCACCCCCCCGACCCGAAGGCCGTGGTCGCCGCGATCAAGGCGGGGCGCTCGATCGTCACGAGCGGCCCTGTGATCGAGCTCACGGTCGAGAACGGCAAACCCGGCGACGAGGTCACCATGCCCGCCGAGCGCGAGTCGACCACCGCGCACGTCGTCGTCCGCGCGGCGCCCTGGGTCGACGTCACCGACATCGAGCTCGTCGTGGACGGGCGCACCTTCTTCCGCAAAGCCATCGAGTCGCGCCCCACCGGCGTAGGCCGCGAGCCCGGCACGCTCGCCGAGGCCGAGAAGCGCGCGGTGCGCTTCGAGAGCGACATCACCCTCGCGCTCACCCCGGGCACGCACTTCGTCGTCGCGGCGGCGCGCGGGGCCCGCAAGGCCGACGACGTGCTCCCCTTCATGCCCTTCCAGCCCATGGGCTTCACGAATCCGGTGTGGGTCACTCGCCCGGTCCGCAACGGTCCGTAA
- the tsaE gene encoding tRNA (adenosine(37)-N6)-threonylcarbamoyltransferase complex ATPase subunit type 1 TsaE, which translates to MTPKPPVEIALPNRRATKALAEKVAPRLRPGDLVRLDGDLGAGKTFFTRALLRALGVGEETAVTSPTFVLVTEYPCKVGLVLHADLYRLREGGPRSQGFLAEVEGLGLRERRDEGAVLVVEWGEGAEAALGGEPELTVTLRVEGTNARRAFVGGPLAAELGGAP; encoded by the coding sequence GTGACCCCGAAGCCCCCCGTCGAGATCGCCCTCCCCAACCGCCGAGCCACCAAGGCGCTCGCCGAGAAGGTCGCGCCTCGCCTGCGGCCCGGGGACCTCGTGCGCCTCGACGGCGACCTCGGCGCCGGGAAGACCTTCTTCACACGCGCCCTCCTCCGCGCGCTCGGCGTGGGCGAAGAGACGGCCGTCACGAGCCCCACGTTCGTGCTCGTCACCGAGTACCCGTGCAAGGTGGGCCTCGTGCTGCACGCCGATCTCTACCGCCTCCGCGAGGGCGGGCCGAGGTCCCAAGGCTTCCTCGCCGAGGTCGAGGGGCTCGGGCTCCGTGAGCGTCGCGACGAGGGCGCCGTGCTCGTCGTCGAGTGGGGCGAAGGCGCCGAGGCGGCCCTCGGGGGTGAGCCCGAGCTGACCGTCACGCTGAGGGTCGAGGGCACGAACGCACGAAGGGCCTTCGTCGGAGGGCCGCTCGCCGCCGAGCTCGGGGGGGCCCCGTGA
- a CDS encoding ATP-binding protein has translation MKADILKLLLQSHAEGDESSFRKAALQLAAAESNAGHVRVAEEIRAIVAKMPATASRKHQGPVVDIAAPRGDLADILEGGHRDERLRDIVLLPETEETLKRVLSENRSRARLERFGVQPRRRLLFHGAPGCGKTLAAAVLAGEMGLPLMTVRFDALFSRFLGATAVQLRAIFAEMPRRPGVYLFDEFDSVAKARGDSQDVGEMNRVVTAFLQLVDADMSGSILVAATNHVELLDRAVFRRFDVIVPFDIPTREQIAELMKLRLSTVGLDDAAAATLAAHAEGWSFADVARACDDAVRTMALDDREGVSVRDVVRALEELKRRNVPARS, from the coding sequence ATGAAGGCCGACATCCTCAAGCTGCTGCTGCAGTCCCACGCGGAGGGCGACGAATCGTCGTTCCGCAAGGCTGCGCTGCAACTTGCGGCGGCCGAGAGCAACGCCGGGCACGTGCGCGTCGCAGAGGAGATCCGCGCGATCGTCGCCAAGATGCCCGCGACGGCGTCCCGCAAGCACCAGGGCCCCGTCGTAGACATCGCCGCGCCTCGTGGCGACCTCGCCGACATCCTCGAGGGCGGCCACCGTGACGAGCGCCTCCGCGACATCGTCCTGCTCCCGGAGACCGAGGAGACGCTCAAGCGCGTCCTCTCCGAAAATCGATCGCGCGCGCGTCTCGAACGCTTCGGCGTCCAGCCGCGCCGGCGCCTCCTGTTCCACGGCGCCCCAGGCTGCGGAAAGACGCTCGCCGCGGCTGTGCTCGCCGGCGAGATGGGTCTGCCGCTGATGACGGTGCGCTTCGACGCGCTGTTCTCCCGCTTCCTCGGAGCGACTGCCGTGCAGCTCCGGGCGATCTTCGCCGAGATGCCGCGCCGTCCCGGAGTGTACCTCTTCGACGAGTTCGACTCGGTGGCGAAGGCGCGCGGCGACTCGCAGGACGTAGGCGAGATGAACCGCGTGGTCACCGCGTTCCTGCAGCTCGTCGACGCCGACATGAGCGGCAGCATCCTCGTGGCGGCGACCAACCACGTCGAGCTGCTCGACCGGGCCGTGTTCCGACGGTTCGACGTGATCGTGCCGTTCGACATCCCCACGCGCGAACAGATCGCCGAGCTGATGAAGTTGAGGCTCTCCACGGTAGGCCTCGACGATGCGGCGGCGGCGACGCTCGCGGCACACGCCGAGGGCTGGAGCTTCGCGGACGTCGCGCGCGCGTGCGACGATGCGGTCCGCACGATGGCGTTGGATGATCGTGAAGGTGTCTCGGTGCGCGATGTCGTCCGCGCGCTCGAGGAGCTGAAGCGACGAAACGTGCCGGCCAGGAGCTGA
- a CDS encoding LysR family transcriptional regulator: MSTLLKHVEKLESLRALATSEGFRDAAKLLGIAPSTLSERIDTLERLFRRPLVERGRGRPTLTPFARELVEAAEPALAVLEGLLPEAAGERRAPRVLRVGAYESLALRSLTQALFADRAALPGTLELVSGRAVTLVRALVAGELDVVAVAGPLEDERVEAFQVGTEELVLVRPRRVDEAVARAAVAEGRWVGLTRASLSRRGYYARLLAAIGAGRPRFSCDSFEVAARVCLEGDLPGVLPSRVAKDLARELCVVEIGELARQEGRHPIVLAVKRGLLGRHHVALRTALERALAKSA; this comes from the coding sequence GTGTCGACGCTCCTGAAGCACGTCGAGAAGCTCGAGTCTCTGCGGGCCCTCGCCACCTCCGAGGGCTTTCGCGACGCGGCGAAGCTCCTCGGCATCGCGCCGTCCACGCTCTCGGAGCGGATCGACACCCTCGAGCGGCTCTTTCGGCGGCCGCTCGTCGAGCGCGGGCGGGGCCGGCCCACCCTCACGCCCTTCGCGCGCGAGCTCGTCGAGGCAGCGGAGCCCGCGCTCGCAGTGCTGGAAGGTCTCCTCCCCGAAGCCGCGGGGGAGCGGAGGGCCCCTCGTGTCCTCCGCGTCGGGGCGTACGAGAGCCTCGCGCTCCGCTCGCTCACGCAGGCGCTCTTCGCCGACCGAGCGGCGCTCCCGGGCACGCTCGAGCTCGTGTCAGGCCGCGCGGTGACCCTGGTGAGGGCGCTCGTGGCCGGGGAGCTCGACGTGGTCGCCGTGGCCGGCCCCCTCGAGGACGAACGCGTCGAGGCGTTCCAGGTGGGCACCGAAGAGCTCGTGCTCGTGAGGCCACGGCGTGTGGACGAGGCCGTCGCGCGCGCCGCCGTGGCCGAGGGGCGGTGGGTCGGTCTCACACGCGCGAGCCTCTCGCGTCGCGGATACTACGCGCGGCTCCTCGCGGCGATCGGCGCCGGTCGGCCGCGGTTCTCGTGCGACTCGTTCGAAGTCGCCGCCAGGGTCTGCCTCGAGGGAGACCTCCCCGGGGTCCTCCCCTCGAGGGTCGCGAAGGACCTCGCTCGCGAGCTCTGCGTCGTCGAGATCGGGGAGCTCGCTCGCCAGGAGGGGCGCCACCCGATCGTGCTCGCCGTCAAGCGGGGGCTCTTGGGGAGGCATCACGTCGCCCTGCGGACCGCGCTCGAGCGCGCGCTCGCCAAGAGCGCCTGA
- a CDS encoding DUF692 domain-containing protein, with product MGTVGVGLRTSHYDSWLSGPARPPPYLEMITENVLGRGGRPRAVLEAVRARSDVFLHGVSLSIGGPDPLDEAYLHDLRVLANAIDARHVSDHVCFGRVGGVHGHDLWPMPLTEESLEHLSARVAHAQERLGRPLVLENVSSYLRLREDEMGEAELLARLAERTGAKLLLDVNNVVVSAKNHGFSAEAYVSTLAPSSVAYMHVAGHSRREGYRFDDHASIPCDEVRALLAFARAHVGDVPCIFEWDENLPDLQGYLAEADAL from the coding sequence ATGGGTACGGTGGGTGTCGGGCTCCGCACGAGCCACTACGATTCATGGCTCTCGGGGCCCGCACGGCCGCCGCCCTACCTCGAGATGATCACGGAGAACGTGCTCGGCCGGGGCGGGAGGCCGCGCGCGGTGCTCGAGGCCGTGCGCGCGCGCTCGGACGTGTTCCTCCACGGCGTCTCGCTCTCGATCGGCGGCCCCGATCCGCTCGACGAGGCGTACCTGCACGACCTCCGGGTCTTGGCGAACGCCATCGACGCGAGGCACGTCTCCGACCACGTGTGTTTCGGCCGGGTAGGGGGCGTGCACGGGCACGACCTCTGGCCGATGCCGCTCACGGAAGAGTCCCTCGAGCACCTCTCGGCCCGGGTCGCGCACGCGCAAGAGAGGCTCGGTCGCCCGCTCGTGCTCGAGAACGTCTCGAGCTACTTGAGGCTCCGCGAGGACGAGATGGGCGAGGCCGAGCTCCTCGCGCGCCTCGCCGAACGAACCGGCGCGAAGCTCTTGCTCGACGTGAACAACGTCGTCGTCTCGGCGAAAAACCATGGCTTCTCGGCCGAGGCGTACGTGAGCACGCTCGCGCCCTCGAGCGTCGCGTACATGCACGTCGCGGGGCACTCGAGGCGAGAGGGCTATCGCTTCGACGACCACGCCAGCATCCCGTGTGACGAGGTCCGCGCGTTGCTCGCGTTCGCGAGGGCGCACGTCGGTGACGTGCCGTGCATCTTCGAGTGGGACGAGAACCTCCCCGATCTCCAGGGCTACTTGGCCGAGGCCGACGCGCTATGA
- a CDS encoding S8 family peptidase — protein sequence MADARLPLLRGKITSVHTYEAPQGGGGNPPKMPSLDPRAHTTALTQQLDAIAQQVKARAENARDELAKREIVAVRPAANAQLVPDQLDDARSDARLVGVMPDTGTVVLDVASADLEYLRKKLAAFADDSKVTTKTEKDGTVSTHRGSEKAIGPMGSIGLAEIGDLSGVQLRAAAPPADRACWLEVGCRGGYRNPEDTANSRAQIARQLHRLGAPQKLDEFQGPELVYFFIRLTGRQLDELRVATDCIYEVDLAPQPLRDLKLLDDLVTKDIAGFALRQPHEDAPAVVVLDTGIATGHPLLKSAILSATTAGPEIPSPEDTYGHGTKMAGLALHRDLGAVIERGHADASHWLQSSRLLIAPGYGTADDDNCEKWPVLTERAVRSAEDADARPRNRAFVLAVTRSMQDPPLDGIAPTLWSQAVDQLAFREGLGRLMIVSAGNARDTEWLKLAELYPQLQLSEKIHQPAQASNALTVGAFTARVELPNDEVYAEARVVATKPGGISPYTSTGLVGNEWPIKPDVVFEGGNLAISGSLTDSAVPTLSALTTSHRHTYGRPVGLMSMTSEASARVAHLSAHIWSLEPNLRPETVRGLIVQSASWTKAIVEDFPGLNDRLQACGYGVPNERLASECAQGIATIVVEDSMPNAIAEEEPKKTPPKRPTTKPTETKYRRKVKLYQLPLPESLLNDADPDVELRVTLSYFAEPSRLGRRTYHGLDLKWDMQGPQESQEAFKQRINALLRPTDDEGKRLKIEKTKSFNWDVGIERRSRGTVQSDRWRGKMSELVGDKLVAIYPVLGWWDQRKALKTAEMKFSLVVSVFGPGVYAAIKPRVEIEPGITIDV from the coding sequence GTGGCCGACGCGCGGCTCCCTCTCCTTCGAGGGAAGATCACCTCGGTGCACACCTATGAAGCGCCTCAAGGTGGTGGGGGCAATCCACCGAAGATGCCGTCGCTCGATCCGCGCGCGCACACCACCGCGCTGACCCAGCAACTCGACGCCATCGCGCAGCAGGTGAAGGCTCGCGCGGAGAACGCCCGTGACGAGCTCGCGAAGCGCGAGATTGTCGCCGTTCGGCCGGCGGCGAACGCCCAGCTCGTTCCAGACCAACTGGACGATGCCCGATCCGACGCGCGCCTCGTGGGCGTCATGCCGGACACGGGCACCGTCGTTCTCGACGTGGCGAGCGCGGACCTCGAATACCTGCGCAAGAAGCTTGCTGCCTTCGCCGACGACTCGAAGGTCACGACCAAGACCGAGAAGGACGGTACGGTCAGCACCCATCGCGGCAGCGAGAAGGCGATCGGCCCGATGGGCAGCATCGGGCTCGCTGAGATCGGCGACCTGAGCGGCGTGCAGCTCCGGGCCGCGGCGCCGCCTGCGGACCGCGCCTGCTGGCTCGAGGTCGGATGCCGAGGCGGCTACCGCAACCCCGAAGATACGGCCAACAGCCGCGCGCAGATCGCACGTCAGCTCCATCGCCTCGGCGCGCCGCAGAAGCTCGACGAGTTTCAAGGTCCCGAGCTGGTCTACTTCTTCATCCGGCTCACGGGCAGACAGCTCGACGAGCTGCGTGTGGCCACCGATTGCATCTACGAGGTCGATCTCGCACCGCAGCCCCTCCGCGACCTCAAGCTGCTCGACGATCTCGTCACGAAGGACATCGCCGGCTTCGCACTTCGTCAGCCGCACGAGGACGCACCCGCCGTCGTGGTGCTCGACACGGGCATCGCGACGGGGCACCCGCTCCTGAAGTCCGCGATCTTGAGCGCGACGACAGCGGGCCCCGAGATCCCCTCGCCGGAGGATACCTACGGGCATGGCACGAAGATGGCCGGGCTCGCGTTGCATCGCGACTTGGGGGCGGTCATCGAGCGTGGACACGCCGATGCTTCACACTGGCTGCAGAGCAGCCGCCTTCTCATCGCGCCCGGCTACGGCACGGCCGACGACGACAACTGCGAGAAGTGGCCAGTTCTGACGGAGCGCGCGGTGCGCTCTGCCGAAGATGCGGACGCACGCCCTCGCAATCGCGCCTTCGTGCTCGCCGTGACGCGGTCCATGCAGGACCCGCCACTCGATGGCATCGCGCCGACGCTGTGGAGCCAGGCCGTCGACCAGCTCGCGTTTCGTGAGGGGCTCGGACGCCTCATGATCGTCTCGGCCGGCAACGCCCGCGACACCGAATGGTTGAAGCTCGCCGAGCTGTACCCTCAGCTCCAGCTCTCCGAGAAGATCCACCAGCCCGCGCAGGCGTCCAACGCGCTGACCGTGGGCGCGTTCACGGCGCGCGTGGAGCTTCCGAACGACGAGGTCTACGCCGAAGCGCGCGTCGTCGCGACCAAGCCCGGCGGGATTTCTCCCTACACGAGCACTGGGCTCGTCGGAAACGAGTGGCCGATCAAGCCCGACGTGGTATTCGAGGGCGGCAACCTCGCGATCTCTGGATCGCTGACCGACTCGGCCGTCCCCACGCTGTCGGCGCTCACGACGAGCCACCGCCACACGTACGGCAGGCCGGTGGGGTTGATGTCGATGACGAGCGAGGCGAGCGCGCGCGTCGCCCACCTTTCCGCGCACATCTGGTCGCTCGAACCGAACCTGCGCCCCGAGACGGTGCGCGGCCTCATCGTCCAGTCGGCGAGCTGGACGAAGGCCATCGTCGAGGACTTCCCCGGCCTGAACGATCGGCTTCAGGCATGCGGCTACGGCGTGCCCAACGAGCGCCTCGCCTCGGAGTGCGCACAAGGTATCGCCACGATCGTCGTCGAGGACTCGATGCCGAACGCGATCGCCGAAGAGGAGCCGAAGAAGACCCCACCAAAGCGGCCGACCACGAAGCCGACGGAGACGAAGTATCGCCGCAAGGTGAAGCTGTACCAGCTCCCGCTTCCCGAGAGCCTGCTCAACGATGCGGACCCCGATGTCGAGCTGCGTGTGACGCTCTCGTACTTCGCCGAGCCGAGCAGGCTCGGGCGGCGCACGTACCACGGCCTCGACCTCAAGTGGGACATGCAGGGACCGCAGGAGTCCCAGGAAGCGTTCAAACAGCGCATCAACGCGCTGCTCCGCCCAACCGATGACGAGGGGAAACGCCTGAAGATCGAGAAGACCAAATCGTTCAACTGGGACGTCGGGATCGAGCGGAGAAGCCGAGGAACCGTCCAGAGCGATCGCTGGCGCGGCAAGATGTCGGAGCTCGTCGGCGACAAGCTCGTCGCGATCTACCCCGTGCTCGGCTGGTGGGATCAGCGCAAAGCGCTCAAGACCGCCGAGATGAAGTTCTCCCTCGTGGTCTCCGTGTTCGGCCCTGGCGTCTACGCCGCCATCAAGCCGAGGGTCGAGATCGAGCCGGGCATCACGATTGATGTGTAA